In one window of Bacteroidales bacterium DNA:
- a CDS encoding T9SS type A sorting domain-containing protein has protein sequence MKKLILLTNTLLLIAILGFAGKVEKIYQFDQPLTQSAGDYQTLNFSNTLLTGLTGEPVLPYRQVSLMLPPGEEAGSIEIIGSDPVILPDHYMLAPQQHVRPLSLGTSGEFVRNNAVYQSSDKYPKSPSGKLVTSFLNGRSIALSTFTPVSYIPSTGRVSYYRTVKVIIHTIPSAKAQHALSNLRTSEVIHSSLANFCENPEMIDVYSTDQPAVTGDYQVLIITPGTFANSFNLLKSAYLKEGLLTEVATTESISSSMTGLDLQEKMRNYIIQEYQQHGIEHVILGGDDELIPNRGFYCIVQSSSIYEDYNIPSDLYYSALDGNWNTNGDNKWGEPEEDDLLPDISVGRLSFSDVFELQRMLHKTISYQFTPVPGEFRKVLMAGENLYSNPDTWGSDYLELLIGSKADNGYTTVGIPESYTFNKMYDETTNWSGFDLISQLNQGYPMLHHSGHANETYVMKLSNWDISDANFSGMNGTTHNYCLVYTHGCLCGSFDFEDCIAEEMVSINNFAAAFVGNSRYGWFNEGQTEGPSAHLHREFLDALYTDKLNRLGRAHMESKIATAPWVTAPGQWEPGAIRWCFYDCNVLGDPAMAVWTDDAMNIVTTYPSNLVKGSTSMNVGVTSNGLGVNGLTCVFLMDGIIRGMGLTDDQGNVNIVFDGPLQNTGNAELIVSGYNCLPVTYAITVTGTVGIPSEINAIGAMQVFPNPVDEILNINFEHQDAETVICYVVASDGRTYKLNTGNGSSPFSWDASHLAAGIYQCMIKTGDQLLTSRFVKK, from the coding sequence ATGAAAAAACTGATCCTCCTTACAAACACACTCCTGTTAATTGCTATCCTTGGATTCGCCGGGAAAGTTGAAAAAATCTACCAGTTCGATCAACCTCTTACGCAGTCTGCCGGGGATTATCAAACACTGAATTTCTCAAATACACTATTGACAGGCCTCACAGGAGAACCTGTTCTTCCTTACAGGCAGGTAAGCCTTATGCTTCCCCCGGGTGAAGAAGCCGGCAGTATTGAGATCATAGGCTCCGATCCGGTGATCCTTCCGGACCATTATATGCTTGCACCACAGCAGCATGTGAGGCCATTATCCCTGGGAACATCCGGGGAATTCGTGCGCAATAATGCCGTTTATCAATCCTCGGATAAATATCCAAAATCTCCATCTGGCAAACTGGTTACTTCCTTTCTGAATGGCCGTTCCATTGCACTTTCTACTTTCACACCTGTAAGCTATATTCCTTCAACCGGCCGGGTAAGCTACTACCGGACTGTTAAAGTGATTATCCATACAATTCCTTCCGCCAAAGCGCAACATGCTTTATCAAACCTCCGGACTTCTGAAGTCATTCATTCCAGCCTGGCTAACTTCTGTGAAAACCCTGAAATGATAGATGTATATAGTACGGATCAACCCGCTGTCACAGGGGATTACCAGGTCCTGATCATTACTCCCGGCACCTTTGCCAATAGTTTCAATTTATTGAAATCAGCCTATCTTAAAGAAGGTCTCTTAACTGAAGTTGCAACTACTGAGTCCATCAGTTCCTCCATGACCGGTCTGGACCTCCAGGAAAAAATGCGTAATTATATCATCCAGGAATACCAGCAACATGGTATTGAACATGTTATCCTTGGCGGTGATGATGAATTAATTCCCAACAGGGGATTCTATTGTATCGTGCAATCCTCTTCCATTTACGAGGACTATAATATCCCATCCGACTTATATTATTCTGCTTTGGATGGAAACTGGAACACAAACGGGGATAATAAATGGGGTGAACCTGAAGAGGATGACCTCCTGCCTGATATTTCTGTAGGACGACTTTCATTCAGCGATGTTTTTGAATTGCAGCGGATGCTCCATAAAACCATTTCATACCAGTTTACTCCTGTCCCCGGGGAGTTCCGGAAAGTTCTGATGGCTGGTGAAAATCTTTATAGTAACCCCGATACCTGGGGAAGCGATTACCTTGAATTGCTGATAGGATCTAAAGCCGACAATGGCTATACTACAGTGGGTATTCCTGAGTCCTATACGTTCAATAAAATGTACGACGAAACAACAAATTGGAGCGGATTTGACCTGATCAGCCAGCTGAACCAGGGATATCCAATGTTGCATCATAGTGGCCATGCCAATGAAACCTATGTAATGAAACTCTCTAATTGGGATATTTCAGACGCCAATTTCAGCGGGATGAATGGCACAACACATAATTACTGCCTGGTTTATACCCATGGATGTCTTTGTGGTTCTTTCGATTTCGAGGATTGTATTGCTGAAGAAATGGTTTCCATCAACAACTTTGCAGCTGCTTTCGTCGGAAATTCACGCTACGGCTGGTTCAATGAAGGCCAGACTGAAGGCCCATCAGCCCACCTGCACCGCGAATTCCTTGATGCCTTGTATACAGATAAACTGAATCGCCTGGGTCGTGCCCATATGGAATCAAAGATTGCCACAGCACCCTGGGTTACCGCTCCCGGTCAATGGGAACCCGGAGCAATTCGCTGGTGCTTCTACGATTGTAATGTTCTGGGTGATCCTGCAATGGCCGTTTGGACAGATGATGCAATGAATATCGTTACAACCTACCCCTCAAACCTGGTAAAAGGATCAACCTCTATGAATGTTGGTGTTACTTCCAACGGATTGGGAGTGAATGGTCTTACCTGTGTATTCCTCATGGATGGAATCATCAGGGGAATGGGTCTTACTGATGATCAGGGCAATGTGAATATCGTATTCGACGGACCCTTACAAAATACTGGGAATGCTGAACTTATAGTATCCGGATATAATTGCCTGCCTGTCACATATGCCATCACTGTAACAGGTACCGTTGGAATTCCTTCAGAAATAAACGCCATTGGTGCCATGCAGGTTTTTCCAAATCCGGTTGATGAAATTCTCAATATCAATTTTGAACATCAGGACGCAGAAACTGTTATTTGTTATGTCGTTGCATCTGATGGAAGAACTTACAAATTGAATACAGGGAATGGAAGCAGTCCTTTCTCATGGGATGCTTCACATCTGGCTGCCGGAATTTATCAATGCATGATCAAAACAGGGGATCAGTTATTGACTTCCCGCTTTGTTAAAAAATAA
- a CDS encoding methyltransferase domain-containing protein: protein MQVEINTIENKEQVDNSACGCGSGGCGCHSGSRTSAEIDPNLPDRFQLLQEGDRVVEFGSGLGNDCISASQVVGPTGKVIGIDISEKNISEARKTVDSLDISNLEFRLGTIDAAPVPDEYADVIYSTCVFNLQSNKQKVADEMYRVVKHNGYVCVSDFVILEDIPDGLRNEASSIAGCIQGAEKAGVFMDYFKKTGFSQGGIVEVNKVKLPDDLLAKYLDPAMVTKYNDINSDEGIFSVVLVVEKPETCTAETCCHNADKHKN from the coding sequence ATGCAAGTAGAAATCAATACCATCGAAAATAAGGAACAAGTAGATAACAGTGCCTGTGGATGTGGTTCCGGAGGCTGCGGGTGTCATTCAGGCAGCAGAACCTCTGCAGAAATAGATCCAAACCTCCCTGACCGATTCCAGTTATTACAGGAAGGTGACAGGGTGGTAGAATTTGGTTCCGGACTTGGGAATGATTGCATTTCAGCTTCTCAGGTTGTTGGCCCTACGGGGAAAGTGATTGGCATCGACATCTCAGAAAAAAATATATCCGAAGCCCGTAAAACAGTGGATTCTCTTGATATCAGCAACCTGGAGTTCAGGTTGGGTACCATCGATGCAGCCCCTGTACCTGATGAATACGCAGATGTAATTTATTCAACCTGTGTTTTCAACCTTCAATCCAATAAGCAAAAAGTAGCGGATGAAATGTATCGGGTGGTAAAACACAATGGCTATGTTTGTGTTTCCGATTTTGTGATCCTGGAAGATATTCCGGATGGACTCAGAAATGAAGCATCCTCCATTGCAGGCTGTATCCAGGGTGCTGAAAAAGCTGGTGTTTTTATGGATTACTTCAAGAAAACCGGGTTTTCCCAGGGAGGTATCGTCGAAGTCAATAAGGTTAAACTTCCGGATGACCTTCTGGCAAAATACCTGGATCCCGCTATGGTCACAAAATATAATGACATCAACTCCGATGAAGGTATATTCAGCGTCGTATTGGTGGTTGAAAAACCTGAAACCTGTACCGCCGAAACCTGCTGTCATAATGCGGATAAACATAAAAACTAA
- a CDS encoding T9SS type A sorting domain-containing protein has translation MRLLLSIILLGVYDVIMTTTTGLQSETITKTGYVNIRPGAEVTDPVGPIVVCTNNQGQTTDYTTTSTGATSYIWDLYPATGAGTIVNNGATATISWNHNWYGIASLRVKGISECGEGSWTQYMDISAVNCTGEEENTVVQAITVYPNPAHKELNIRLNSKTEDIVEIRLMNALGKVMAKETVQVNGKSITTLNISRMPEGMYFLSINGKELKQSQKVTIQR, from the coding sequence ATGCGCCTTCTATTATCTATCATACTCCTGGGTGTTTATGATGTTATTATGACAACAACTACCGGCCTTCAGTCAGAAACTATCACCAAAACAGGCTATGTAAACATTCGTCCGGGTGCTGAAGTAACTGATCCTGTCGGACCTATCGTGGTTTGTACAAACAACCAGGGCCAGACTACCGATTACACCACTACCAGTACAGGCGCTACTTCCTATATTTGGGATTTGTATCCTGCAACAGGTGCCGGTACCATTGTTAATAACGGTGCCACAGCTACCATCAGCTGGAATCATAACTGGTACGGAATTGCCAGTTTACGCGTAAAAGGTATCAGCGAATGTGGCGAAGGTTCATGGACTCAGTACATGGATATTTCAGCGGTTAATTGTACAGGTGAAGAAGAAAATACAGTCGTACAGGCAATTACGGTATATCCTAATCCTGCTCACAAAGAATTAAATATCAGGTTGAATTCCAAAACAGAAGATATTGTTGAAATCAGGCTGATGAACGCACTTGGAAAAGTAATGGCTAAGGAAACTGTCCAGGTTAACGGAAAATCAATTACTACCCTTAATATTTCCAGGATGCCTGAAGGAATGTATTTCCTCAGCATTAACGGGAAAGAACTTAAACAATCACAAAAGGTAACCATCCAGCGGTAA
- a CDS encoding carboxypeptidase regulatory-like domain-containing protein, which produces MKKLILLFFCFILSHFLPAQNTPWRTGEMEVKVFLSQENTASKLASLNFNGDIYQTYALGYLIPSEWELLKKEGFATEVLKPDLNSWSASFGDALVPSGYYTYNQIRNIADSLVTHYPGICKKVIYGYNSLMQELAALKISDNVLTDENEAEILLDGGIHGDEVGGSQNMIQLARDLCLGYGSDPQITGLVDNREIWLYYCVNPWGRDNMSRYNSASVDINRDYGYMWGGEGGSIGPFSQPETKALRKCQYENQFVSYTNYHSGTEIISYPWSYRLSPCPDKPSIENLAMVYSNASGYSSLPWGQGSIVMYLIQGSTKDFNYACMGSVAWSVEISMEKQPTDVQYYYNINKPAMLELIQHSGYGIQGVITDAITGKPVSAAIFTGLNYPVYSDPEVGDFHKYLVPGSYSLKVVANGYDPVTIDNVQVTDLQSTTVNIEMSPRTSQFLYRVISSRIPNFSAQNPGDEGYTAACIGPPDQVNYSLGRGGYIIVDMQDTIHDGEPGTFDITVYEGDSSPEGYTLYAGSTMDGPWTNVGFGTGTMSFDLQPYGVSEARYFMLLDDNNGSSNVNDAGFDFDAMSCLHPRVPDTVGHLSGRVYNAFTNEPIDSVFVMAGDSIVMTDSTGHYTMELIRGEREICAGLDGYRQECDSLTLMPGSQYELDFYLFPTVGVKPLKNDFLTSRIHPNPFTTDFTLQFTLKTPGLCRVDLLDLQGREIGQLFSQTLKSGKQILNFNKLEFQEIALKPGSYLLRLSTPEGQIINKVVKAL; this is translated from the coding sequence ATGAAAAAACTAATACTACTCTTCTTCTGCTTTATTTTGTCCCATTTTCTGCCGGCTCAGAATACCCCCTGGCGCACCGGGGAAATGGAAGTAAAGGTTTTCCTCAGCCAGGAAAATACTGCTTCAAAGTTGGCTTCCCTCAATTTTAATGGGGATATCTATCAAACGTATGCTTTAGGATATCTGATCCCTTCTGAATGGGAACTGCTGAAAAAGGAAGGTTTTGCCACAGAAGTACTAAAGCCTGATCTGAACAGCTGGTCTGCCAGCTTCGGCGACGCATTGGTGCCATCAGGATATTATACTTACAACCAGATCAGGAATATAGCTGATAGCCTGGTTACACATTATCCTGGTATCTGTAAAAAAGTTATCTATGGATATAATTCCCTGATGCAGGAATTGGCTGCTTTAAAGATTAGTGACAATGTTCTGACGGATGAAAATGAGGCGGAAATCTTATTGGATGGGGGAATTCATGGTGATGAGGTTGGAGGTTCCCAAAATATGATTCAGCTTGCCCGTGACTTATGCCTGGGGTATGGATCTGATCCCCAGATTACCGGATTAGTCGACAATCGTGAAATCTGGCTTTACTATTGCGTTAATCCATGGGGTCGGGATAATATGTCCCGCTACAACAGCGCTTCTGTGGATATCAATCGGGACTATGGGTATATGTGGGGTGGTGAAGGTGGCAGCATCGGACCTTTTTCGCAACCTGAAACCAAGGCCTTACGTAAATGTCAGTACGAGAACCAGTTTGTATCATATACCAATTACCATAGCGGGACTGAGATTATCTCCTATCCATGGAGTTATCGGTTGAGTCCATGTCCTGATAAGCCTTCCATCGAAAACCTGGCAATGGTATATTCAAATGCTTCAGGTTATTCCTCCCTGCCCTGGGGACAAGGTTCCATTGTGATGTATCTCATTCAGGGCAGTACCAAAGATTTCAACTATGCCTGTATGGGTTCGGTAGCATGGTCCGTTGAGATATCTATGGAGAAGCAACCCACAGATGTTCAATACTATTATAACATCAATAAGCCGGCAATGCTGGAATTGATCCAACATAGCGGATATGGAATTCAGGGTGTAATCACTGATGCTATAACCGGTAAACCTGTGAGTGCAGCCATCTTCACCGGACTAAATTATCCTGTTTACAGTGATCCTGAAGTTGGGGATTTTCATAAATACCTGGTGCCGGGGTCTTACTCCCTGAAAGTGGTTGCCAACGGATATGATCCTGTTACCATTGATAATGTCCAGGTTACAGATCTTCAGTCCACTACAGTTAATATTGAGATGTCACCAAGGACTTCCCAGTTTCTTTATCGCGTAATCAGCTCCAGGATACCCAATTTCAGTGCACAAAACCCGGGAGATGAAGGATATACTGCTGCCTGTATCGGCCCTCCTGACCAGGTGAATTACTCATTGGGACGTGGAGGTTATATCATTGTCGATATGCAGGACACCATTCATGATGGTGAACCGGGAACGTTTGATATCACTGTTTATGAAGGGGATTCTTCCCCGGAAGGATACACGCTGTATGCTGGAAGCACTATGGATGGCCCATGGACAAATGTGGGATTCGGAACGGGAACCATGTCATTCGACCTGCAGCCTTACGGTGTATCAGAAGCCAGGTATTTCATGCTGCTCGACGACAACAATGGGTCCTCCAACGTAAATGATGCAGGTTTTGATTTTGATGCGATGTCATGTCTTCATCCCCGGGTTCCGGATACAGTTGGCCACCTCTCAGGAAGAGTTTATAATGCCTTCACAAATGAGCCAATAGATAGTGTATTCGTAATGGCAGGTGATAGTATTGTAATGACTGATTCCACAGGGCACTATACCATGGAACTCATCCGTGGTGAAAGGGAAATCTGTGCGGGCTTAGATGGTTACAGGCAGGAATGTGACTCGCTTACCCTGATGCCGGGGAGTCAATACGAACTTGATTTTTATCTGTTCCCAACTGTTGGAGTTAAACCATTAAAGAACGACTTTCTGACTTCACGGATTCATCCCAACCCTTTCACCACAGATTTTACCTTGCAGTTTACCTTGAAAACTCCGGGCTTATGCAGAGTAGATCTTCTGGATTTACAGGGAAGGGAAATAGGACAGCTTTTCTCACAAACATTGAAATCAGGCAAACAAATACTTAATTTTAACAAGCTGGAGTTCCAGGAAATAGCTCTTAAACCGGGCTCATACCTGCTTCGGTTATCTACCCCTGAAGGACAAATCATAAATAAAGTTGTTAAAGCTTTATAA
- a CDS encoding ROK family protein — protein MPYNTDNRIVMTLDAGGTNFVFSAAQAGEEIIEPICLPAHGDSLQEVLQTIITGFRQVKDRLAEAPVAISFAFPGPADYPNGIIGDLKNLPTFKGGVALGPMLEHHFGIPTFINNDGDLFVYGEAMAGLLPAINKELEAAGNPKRYKNLFGITLGTGFGGGLVIGGNLFYGDNSAGAEIWALRSKLHPLAYAEEGVSIRAVKRVYAQNAGIPFEDSPEPKEICAIAKGEKEGNQSAALEAWKRLAENAGDALANAVTLVDALVVVGGGLSGASDILLPYLVAEMNNPLCNIKGEPLCRTELTAFNLEDVSQKATFLKGMAKTIPIPGTSLSISYDPLQRTGVGVSRLGTSRAVSIGAYAFALNKLDQQGE, from the coding sequence ATGCCTTATAATACAGACAACCGTATTGTCATGACCCTGGATGCCGGGGGGACAAACTTTGTGTTCTCAGCCGCGCAGGCAGGGGAAGAGATTATCGAACCCATCTGTCTTCCCGCCCACGGTGATTCTTTGCAGGAAGTGCTTCAAACGATTATAACCGGATTCCGGCAGGTAAAAGACCGGCTGGCTGAGGCACCAGTAGCCATTAGTTTTGCATTTCCCGGCCCTGCCGATTATCCGAACGGAATTATCGGGGACCTTAAAAATCTGCCAACATTTAAAGGAGGTGTAGCCTTAGGCCCCATGCTCGAACATCATTTTGGGATTCCAACCTTTATCAATAACGATGGAGACCTGTTTGTTTACGGGGAGGCAATGGCCGGATTATTACCCGCAATCAACAAGGAACTTGAAGCTGCCGGGAATCCCAAACGTTATAAAAACCTGTTTGGTATTACACTGGGAACAGGGTTTGGTGGAGGCCTGGTGATAGGAGGGAACCTATTCTATGGGGATAATTCCGCCGGGGCTGAAATATGGGCACTCCGCTCAAAACTCCATCCATTGGCATATGCTGAAGAAGGAGTTTCTATCCGCGCTGTAAAACGTGTCTATGCTCAAAATGCTGGGATTCCTTTTGAGGATTCCCCTGAGCCAAAGGAAATCTGTGCCATCGCAAAAGGTGAAAAAGAGGGAAACCAATCGGCTGCTTTGGAAGCCTGGAAACGATTAGCCGAAAATGCAGGGGATGCCCTCGCCAATGCTGTTACCCTGGTAGATGCCCTGGTAGTAGTTGGTGGAGGCCTTTCAGGTGCTTCCGATATACTTCTTCCTTACCTGGTGGCAGAAATGAATAATCCGCTATGCAATATTAAAGGGGAGCCTTTGTGTCGCACCGAACTAACTGCATTTAACCTGGAAGATGTCTCTCAGAAAGCCACCTTCCTGAAAGGGATGGCTAAAACAATACCTATTCCCGGAACCAGCCTCTCCATCAGCTACGACCCGCTTCAAAGAACCGGTGTAGGGGTTTCGCGCCTGGGTACCTCAAGAGCCGTAAGCATCGGAGCCTATGCTTTTGCTTTAAATAAGCTTGATCAGCAGGGAGAATAA